TGACGTCTATATGTAGCAATTAAAccccgacacgtaagattgcgacaccTAAATGtagtcgcaacttgcgacctttatcatcacccaatgAACAAAAAAACCATGATCATACCTTGTTAAGTACAATTAATTGTTACAtgaattttccaaaaaaaacaaCACACCAAAAATTGAAGAGTTTAGTGAAATAATATTATTTGAGACTACAATTGATAGTTTTTCTTGCTTGAAATTTTACCACCGGTCTAATTTAGACAACGTTTGTTACTTTGTTTTAACGGAAAATaaattttcatggaaaacaattttcaaagGAAAAACACAATATACAAAGTTAAAAGCTGAGATCATTTTTGTGTATTTTTGTGGTTAAGCTTGTTGTTATTCATTGACAAATTAGATTCATCTAAAATTTTGCTTAATGTACTCTTTTAATACAGGGGATATCACTAAATACATTTGATCTCGAAAATAAGACTTTCCCTCTAATCTATGGAGGAGATTCCCCAGACAACATATTCTCAAACTCATCAGAGTCCAGGTATATACTATACTAATGCATGTTTATACGCAGTTGTCGTCGCTAATTGAGTTACatgtaataattaattaattgcagGTTTTGTAAAAAAGACTCGTTAAACAAAACATTGGTGGAAGGCAAGATAGTAGTATGCGACATTTTATTAAGACACACAGAAGATGAAGTATTCGTTGATGGTGCAGCTGGGACAATAATGCACTTTGTGGAACCCCATTATTACGATATTGCCCTTTCTTTTCCTCTCCCTGCATCTTATATTCGTGCTGACGATGCTGCTCGTGTTATCTCCTACACTCGAAACTTAACCAGGTATTATTTCGAGGATATTTTGatatttaccaccttttaagtttcatgtttttgtatttaccaccttataaaatgttattttatatttaccaccttaatcttatgaaatattttaaattcaCCCCCTCTTAGCGGTTTTCATCAAATTTTCGGCCCATGTGAACCTTGTTTAACTAACTTCTTCAATTGAAAACCCACTAAAAGATGAGGAAAGTTAAAGAAGTTGGTTAAGTGGAGTTCACATGGATGAAAAATCTGATGAAATTCGTTAAAAGGTGGTGAATAcgaaacttttcataaaattaaggtggtaaatatgaaataacattttataaggtggtaaatacaaaaacatgaaacttaaaaggtggtaaatatgaaaaatTCCTTATTTCGACTATTACATATAAGACGTACTTACTCCTAGCTAGATATGGTTAATCTTGATTTAGTTTCTCATGATGTATGCAGTACCCCATTTGGAACAATACATAAAAGTGTAGAAGTGAAGGACACATCAGCCCCTTATGTAGCTTCATTTTCGTCAAGAGGTCCTCATCCATTCTCACCACATATTCTTAAGGTAAgtgatatacttcctccatttttttataattgcaccatcttggttttagcactattcacaCATTCTTATAtacttattttttgtgatttatatgtaaggaaaaatatattcatgtgggatcttgttagattcgtctcgaaatatactttcaaattatcaaatttttataattttttaaaatgtataatgagagatattagtggttaaaatagtgcattggcaagcgtgaaatcacagatggtgcaattaaaaaataatggaggaagtatatatatactGATCACCTATGGACCTAACCAAATATGAGTAGATAATTAAGAACTACGATCTATAAGTGCATAAACTTACTAGTGAAAACGTTGTGAAATTGCTAATTTTAGCCAGATGTAATTGCCCCTGGAGTGGACATTCTAGCAGCCTGGTCACCTGTTGGATCAGTTTCGCAAGTTGAAGGTGATCCAAGGTCTGTGCCTTATACCATATTGTCTGGTACTTCCATGGCATGCCCACACGCCACAGCTGTAGCTGCTTATGTAAAGTCATTCCATCCTACTTGGTCTGCAGCTGCCATTAGATCTGCTCTCATGACTACTGGTATATATACTTCTTTCAATTACTCACttcgttccttaatgttcttcccatttggaatcttgacactatttATAATGCAAGATAATCTTTTAAATTACGATAAACATATAAGAAAAAATAGTCATGttgggtcttgtttgattcgtttcAATGAATACTTTAacaatatgaaaattttataatttttggtaatacgtaattagagatattaacgaTATAAAATGCGCATTGGAAAATGTGCCAAAGTgaaatgggaagaacagttAGGAACAAAGAGAGTACTATATTAATAACCGGCCATGCATATACTAATAACCAGCCCAAGCTGGTGGAGAGCTAAACTTGTGGGGTCACAAAATCGAGCCCCATCAACTACAAAATGCTTGGGAGTAGCTCAAGCGAAAACATGTCTAATTAGACTGTTTAACCTGTGATAGGTGATGGATTGGTAGAGTCtcttcttcttacctattaaaaaaaatagttaattttttttcaaatatgTTTATGCAAATTTGACAGCTTTACCAATGAGTAGGGCAACAAACGAAGAAGCTGAATTAGCGTATGGTTCAGGCCATATTAATCCATTAAAAGCTGTACAACCCGGCTTAGTATACGATGCTGCAGAGGGTGACTATGTGAAGTTCTTATGCAGTCAAGACCTGGACGACATTGATATCAGACTAATAACAGGAGATAATTCTACCAGTTGTCATCAGGGAATTCGAAATACTACTAATAATTGGGATCTTAATTACCCTTCAATTGCCCTGACTACAAGTTTAGGCCCCTTTGATACTATTTTTACCAGGACTGTAACTAATGTTGGATCGTCTAATTCTACTTACAACGTCGTAGTTACTACGCCTCAAGATCAGGCATTGTCCATCAAAGTACAACCATCTGTTCTGTCTTTCAAAACTCTTGGGCAAAAATTATCCTTTACTGTGAGGGTTTCAGGGAGTATTGGTATAAGAGCTTTGATGTCAGCTTCTTTGGTGTGGGATGATGGTCATCATCAAGTTCGTAGTCCTATTGTCGTGTTTAATTTGTCTTAgaactttttttttgtgccgTGTGCATGATAGGTGTCAGATTCGATTCATCCCGCCCCCATCTGTAATTTACATTGCTATTTGTGGCTCATTTTTGGTTTTGTGTCTGTCAACGTGGTATTGTTCATAAAATAGTTGGTTTTGTGTCCGTAACTACTAAGTAGTGTTAAACTAGGttaatacccgtgcgatgcacgatttataaagATCACATATTAATCTTATACTAATCTAAATATTAAGAGGGGTGATATTAACTTATCCATCCATAATTTACCTatcataaaaaaattataatagagGTGATGATTCAACTTTAACGATTTAATATTGACCTACTCGCCAGTTGTCACAATAATAAATTTCGCatcataaatttattttaatgtttcGTGTAATTTAAATTGCGGAATTAATTATTACTCTGTAAAACGTATTTGTTTTCGTGACATATTGTACACCCTTAGAAGAATGTTATTGCGTATGAATTCAATCTTTgtttagtatttattattatactTCTAATTTGTACTAtggtaatatatatttttaactgTAGAATGAAACAAACTTTTAAAAAtgataaatttattataaaaatataaaaagttttaaaaattgataaatttattattaaaatataaaaagtaagCAAAAGTCTTAATATATTGATGTGTCACATGGATTTTttttcaatgaattaatttgattataaaaatatatatatataaatagttTTACAATATTAACCTTTAACTTAGTGAAATACGTGCCAAGATGATAAATAAGGTTTCTTTTTAACCATTAACTTGATATCTCGgggtttcttttttttgtttttgttcttctcaatttttataattaaaatagatataagaaaaataaaattgattatAGCCTAGTAAGCGCATAAACATACAAAGAAATACTTAAAATATATATAAGAACAATCATGTTGAATTTTAACCATTAACTTCCTTCATCTTCCTTCCGGTCGTTGTAAATCAAATTGATTAGAGCCGAGTAAGTGCATAAAGATACAAAGAAATACTTATTTCGTTCGTTTTTACATTGCTATTTGTGGCTCATTTTTGGTTTTGTGTCTGTCAACGTGGTATTGTTCATAAAATAGTTGGTTTTGTGTCCGTAACTACTAAGTAGTGTTAAATGATTTATAataatctatattattaaagcggAGTGGTGGTAAGTATGAGAGCTCCAAAACTTCAATCCCCATCTATCATGCATTGTTATTTAAGGAAATTTAGGCgattaaaaaatcaaaaagcAAAAAAAGCTTAAATCAACAACATCTTCACGCACAATTAATTGGGAGACTTATTTGGAAATAAGAATAATCCATAATACTCAACAGGAAAAAAAATAAGGAAACACTATATATTTTACACATTGAAATTGAATTACACAAAGTTAACATCGTCAtttactcaaaaaaataaaaaaaaagctaACATCGTTCAATCGTTGTTAAgagatttatatttttttatattttttatacgTACCCGTGCAATAGCACCGGCATAGACTAGTTTAGTGTTAAAGTTTAAAGTTATgttatgttcgacttatttttaattattttagataaaatatgtttataaaagttcagataagatatgATATAAtaatttcgaataaaataagataagtctagataaattaagataagataagaatATTAAGGTTAGAAAAATACCACCCAAAACATAGCTCACTCGATTCTGTAAACTTTGCTGGATCATACAACTGTTTGTCAAAGCATACAAAATAGTTTTTCATTTATAGCGTGTTGCAACTATTGTGATTTTTCTGTTTTAGGGAACTGTtgcaaataaaaagaaatagaGATTATACTATTTTATACATTTTTGTAAATAGTAGTTGCAACTATTATACTTCATTATGCTCCATCTGTCCATAATGATGTTCTAATTTCTACTTTTCATGTTTTCCAATTCATATTTTGTATCATTTATATAGCTAACTTAACTATATATTAgcaaaaaaagataaaattttaCTACGCACTATACATACCCCGTAGTACGCATGCATATCCATTTGAAACAAACATACACCCTAGTATATTTATTTTGATCATAACTTTATTTtaagaaaatataatttttgaGCAACCAAATAAAAATACGTTTTAGTACGGAGGATATGTATTTCATAAGTTAATTTAGTCCTAAGTTTTTGTTAAATATCTTATTGTTAGCTAGTTACCGTAAAAGTTATCAAATGAGTATATTATTCTGGTAATGTACATATATTTTGTCAATAATagttttcatatatatataaaaaaatagatGGAGTCTTTGGAACAACAATTGGTATTTTCATTACATTAGCTAAAACTTTTTTGTTCTTGTTCATTCCTATCACAACAAGATGGACTTTACCTAGACTGAGAATGGACCAATTATTAAATCTTGGATGGAAATTTCTTTTACCTATTTCTTTAGGTAATCTATTATTAACAACTTCTTCCCAACTCTTTTcattataaattctaaaaacAAAGTATATTTTATATACTTACTATAATCTATAATTCACAATTTGTCACAAACAAGAGAAAGAaacaaaatcttattttttgaTATTTACTCTATGTTCCCTATGGTAACTGGGTTCATCAATTATGGTCAACAAACAATACGCGCGGCAAGGTACATTGGTCAAAGTTTTATGATTACCCTATCCCATGCTAACCGCTTACCTGTAACTATTCAATATCcttatgaaaaattaataacatcGGAGCGTTTTCGTGGTCGAATTCACTTTGAATTCGATAAATGCATTGCTTGTGAAGTATGTGTTCGTGCATGTCCTATAGATTTGCCCGTTGTTGATTGGAAATTGGAAACGGATATTCGAAAGAAACGGTTGCTTAATTACAGCATTGATTTCGGAATTTGTATATTTTGTGGTAATTGTGTTGAGTATTGTCCAACCAATTGTTTATCAATGACTGAAGAATATGAGCTTTCTACTTATGATCGTCGCGAATTAAATTATAATCAAATTGCTCTGGGTCGTTTACCAATATCAATAACCGATGATTACACAATTCGAACAATTTTGAATTCACCTCAAACAAAAGAGAAAGCTTGCGATTGAAGACTAATTTTCACTTATTAAGGTTCttttttttaagtttaaattcaaaaattttatttgtatttaCAATAGGTGTTCGGTTTActgtaattattttaaataattttagttgAGAACTACCCTCTCAGATAAAAAAAGAATGGGATGGGTCCAATAAATTGACTTTACTTACATCAAGTCACACATTAGGATTTAACAATTAGCAACGCATAAACTTCTTTTTTCCTGTTCAAATCAATAAGATCATGAAACATTCCGATTTTTTATCTCTTATTTGACATATAATGGATTTACCTGGACCAATACATGATTTTCTTTTAGTCTTTCTGGGGCCGGGTCTTATATTAGGGGCTCTAGGAGTGGTATTATTTACCAATCCTATTTTTTCTGCCTTTTCATTGGGATTGGTTCTTGTGTGTATATCTTTATTCTATATTCTAGCAAACTCCCACTTTGTAGCTTCTGCACAACTCCTTATTTATGTGGGAGCTATAAATGTATTAATCATATTTTCTGTGATGTTCATGAGTGGTCCAGAATATGACAAAAAGTTTCAGCTGTGGACTGTTGGGGACGGGGTTACTTCATTGGTTTGTATAAGTCTTTTTGTTTCATTAATTAGTACTATTCTAAATACATCTTGGTATGGGATTATTTGGACTACAAAATCAAACCAGATTCTCGAACAAGATTTAATAAACGCTAGTCAACAAATTGGAATTCATTTATCAACCGATttttttcttccatttgaactCATTTCAATAATTCTTTTAGTTTCTTTAATAGGTGCAATTGCTGTGGCTCGtcaataataatatataatttttaaaaaatcaaaataaattttctattttttcattCAATTCTATTTGAATTTATTTAGAAATTTTTAGTTCTATTTTTTTGTTCTTAATTTATTCTATTCTAACTTGTTATATTCTAGTCAATCAAAGCGGTTTAATTGTTGTTCATATTGAAATGAATCGAGATTGATAAGGAGTTGGTCAATGATACTCGAGCATGTACTTGTTTTGAgtgcttttttattttctatcggGATTTATGGATTAGTCACGAGTCGAAATTTAGTTCGCGCTCTTATGTGCCTTGAACTTATATTGAATGCAGTTAATCTAAACTTTGTaacattttctgatttttttgatAGTCGCCAATTAAAGGGAAACATTTTCTCCATTTTTGTTATAGCCATTGCAGCCGCTGAAGCAGCTATTGGACCGGCTATTGTTTCTTCAATTTATCGTAACAGAAAATCCATTCGTATCAATCAATCGAATTTATTGAATAAATAGTTAtagtattttttctttttattattttagtaaattcgattctaaaatttgaaattttaatatttatcaattcaaattatattactatatatatatatatatatatatatatatatatatatagaggaagGCTCTCGTGAGAACACCTCCTTTATGTGAGAACACAATCCTATGTGAGAATAGATCTTGACCCTTGAATCATCTCTAATCTAACAGCCTGAAATGAAGGATTATTAATGGCAATTTGGTAAATTCTTTTAAGATATATTCAGCCCATAAAATTCAGTTTTCACGTAattagtttctctctctaatctCTGCTTTCTCTCTctgctttctctctcttttttcacGTAAATTCTTTTATGCTGCCGCCATTACAACACTTTAATCACGGTCCAATTCATCTCCAAATTCGCTTcagaattcaattcaattctcgAATACATTCATCTACTTGATTATTTCAAGGTATTTTTTATCAATTTTCgcaattttgatttgtgtttttTGCTTGATAATTTCCCAATTTctgacctagttttgattatttATTCCAATTCCATTAGTATTGAAttgaaattattaattgttGATTATCGAATTCTTTATTTGCTGAATTTCGTGAGCTGCTTTTATAATTTGAATTTGTGAGTTGTTTTTTATTACCGAATTGCACTCATATTTGGtgagttgtttttgttttgtgtttgatattctgatttgttttttattttgatttttgattttcatTTGTTATATATTTTAGATTTTTGATTATCTATTTGTTCCTTTCAATTTGTGTTTTTAATTTATGTGTTCAAATTTGTATTCAATCATGTAGTTTTTGATTTACAGATCAGTATTCTTTCGAGCAATGGCATCAGAATTTCATCATAGTTCGTCCTCATCATTGACGGAATCAAGTGAGTTTTCTTATTATTGTGTCTGATTTGTTAACGTTCTGAATAATCGCTATAAATGTTCTGCATTTGTAATCCAATGTTCTATGTACATATTATACATGTTCTGAAttgttttttaattctttttttgaTCATGTTGTGAATAATGTTCACCTCTAATGAACTGCAAGTTGTAAATTGTTTTTGATGATGTGAATGATTGCATTATATCTTCTGCATAGTCGTTtaaattgttttgagtaataCTTGCTTCAAGGGTTTTGTATAGTTCTCTATTTTCCTGTCACATTCTTTCTGATGTTCTGAATTATTCTTACATTGTTCTCCACTTTTAACCCAATGTTCTATGTAAACTTTATACATGTTctgaattatttttttgttatttttttctaGATTCTGTTGTGGATAATGAACAATATGCAAGTTGTTCTAATTCAAATGTGGTTGTTACTCCTGAAGTAATTCCTATATTAAGTCCAGGGTGAACGAGAGAATGGATTCCATGTTGTTCTGATGAGTTAAAACCTGTTGTAGGGATGAAATTTATGAGTGTCGAAGAGGGTATTTCATTTTATAAAGCATATTCAAAAGCTGCTGGTTTTGTGATGAGGAAATCTACTGCTACAAAAAGGAAGGCACTAGACGTTATTGCTTTTCAGTATTGTTTATGCAACAAGGCTGGTTTCaaagaaaaagcaatagttaAGGTTGGAGGCATGCCAAATGTTAAAAAAGGGGAAGGTAATGAAGATAAAGTACCTATACCTCGAAGAAGGCTAGTTACTCGTGTTGGTTGCAAGGCTCGGATGGTCATGAAGTATAAAAATGAAGGTTTTTATGTGGTGACTGAATTCCGAGAGCCACATGTTCATCCTCTTTACACCCCGGGTTGTCTAAAATTTCAGAAAGCGGGTAGGAAAATGAATATTCTTCATAAGAAGATGATTATTGATAATTCGAAGGTGAACATTGGTCCGGTTAAGACTTTTAGATTGATGAAGGAGTTAGTTGGATCGTATGATAACGTTGGTGCATCCAAGCAAGATTTCAAAAAATTTCATAGAGATTTGAAGGCTTACATTGAAGGATCGGATGCCCAAATGTTTGTGAATAACTTTCAGAACAAGAAGTTGTTATGGAGTGCATTTTTCTTTGACTATGAGGTGGATGAAGACGAGCAACTTTGTAAAGCTTTTTGGGCATATCCTATATGTAGAAAGAATTATGAACTCTTTGGTGATATGGTTTCTTTTGACACCACATTTCAAACAAATAGGTAATTTCTTGTCATGTTCTAAATTCATCTAAATTTTGTTCTACATAATATTCATGATGTTCTAAGTTAAAATCTGCATGTTTTAAACATTACTCATCAAGTTCTGAATGCATGGTTATCTTGTTCTAATAACTGTacatatgttctaaatattaTTCAGCATGTTCTATATAACTATTCATATGTTCTGAACATTATACTGAATGTTCTGAAATTTGTTTTTAGGTATAATATGATATTTGGCCCATTTACTGGAGTTGATCACCACAAGAAGTGTGTTACTTTTGGTGTTGCTTTAATAGCCCATGAGGACATCGTGTCTTTTGAGTGGGTTTTTAGAACTTTCCTCAAGGCAATGGGAGGTAATGAGCCAGCTTGTTTGATTACGGATGAAGATCCGGCAATGAAAATAGCTATTCCTAAAGTGTTTCAGACCGCTGAGCATAGGTTTTGTATGTGGCATATAATGAAAAAAATGCCTGAGAAAGTCGGCCGTCAGATTACGCAAGATACCCTGTTTCTTAATAAAATTTGCAAATGTGTTTGGAGTGAAGAGATTGAGCCAACAGAATTTGAAGAGAAA
This Spinacia oleracea cultivar Varoflay chromosome 6, BTI_SOV_V1, whole genome shotgun sequence DNA region includes the following protein-coding sequences:
- the LOC110778122 gene encoding cucumisin-like, whose protein sequence is MGSKYVFLVSQIICLWLLAPLTQADQHQRETYIIYMGDRINLDIPAKSLHIEMLSGVLHSVPSHKVSEHLLYTYDNFHGCVALLTENEAKIIAGMDGVVSIFPNEKIYHHTTRSWDFMGFPQTVERSNIESDVIVGVIDTGIWPESQSFRDDGFGPPPTKWKGRCQTSLNFTCNNKIIGAQYFRADGNLSKDEVASPRDTNGHGTHTASTIAGGIVETASFLGLGEGIARGGVPSARIAVYKPCWSDEGCLQADVLAAFDAAISDGVDIISVSLGSRSHAVPYFRDPIAIGAFHAMKKGILTSASAGNKGPGLQTLSNFAPWLLSVGAATMDRKFSTKVQLDNGMVFEGISLNTFDLENKTFPLIYGGDSPDNIFSNSSESRFCKKDSLNKTLVEGKIVVCDILLRHTEDEVFVDGAAGTIMHFVEPHYYDIALSFPLPASYIRADDAARVISYTRNLTSTPFGTIHKSVEVKDTSAPYVASFSSRGPHPFSPHILKPDVIAPGVDILAAWSPVGSVSQVEGDPRSVPYTILSGTSMACPHATAVAAYVKSFHPTWSAAAIRSALMTTALPMSRATNEEAELAYGSGHINPLKAVQPGLVYDAAEGDYVKFLCSQDLDDIDIRLITGDNSTSCHQGIRNTTNNWDLNYPSIALTTSLGPFDTIFTRTVTNVGSSNSTYNVVVTTPQDQALSIKVQPSVLSFKTLGQKLSFTVRVSGSIGIRALMSASLVWDDGHHQVRSPIVVFNLS
- the LOC110785218 gene encoding protein FAR1-RELATED SEQUENCE 5-like; this encodes MASEFHHSSSSSLTESRMKFMSVEEGISFYKAYSKAAGFVMRKSTATKRKALDVIAFQYCLCNKAGFKEKAIVKVGGMPNVKKGEGNEDKVPIPRRRLVTRVGCKARMVMKYKNEGFYVVTEFREPHVHPLYTPGCLKFQKAGRKMNILHKKMIIDNSKVNIGPVKTFRLMKELVGSYDNVGASKQDFKKFHRDLKAYIEGSDAQMFVNNFQNKKLLWSAFFFDYEVDEDEQLCKAFWAYPICRKNYELFGDMVSFDTTFQTNRYNMIFGPFTGVDHHKKCVTFGVALIAHEDIVSFEWVFRTFLKAMGGNEPACLITDEDPAMKIAIPKVFQTAEHRFCMWHIMKKMPEKVGRQITQDTLFLNKICKCVWSEEIEPTEFEEKWGKVLAEFKLQDHEWLKQLYEKRQMWIPAYFRDSFLCGIMRTTSRSESENNFYTKFTNPHLTLVEFYMRFESALDAQRHTQGQFDNDSKHKHPECKTSFALEKHASKIYTVSVFYDFQEELEIGCFHCGLEEYKKENGFEIFTIREGCRIRKFDVSFNPANLDSKCMCKMFERLGIPCRHMVWVWKAKMIEYIPDAYVLNRWTSLATKTPIFDLEGNILEACVDFVDCKRMLNELWSEIHTCVSLAQGNEEDLTDLVKNLKGLRLNLEAKKSSNNHENNGSPSKATDIELLIGATLPTEIVVKPPKISKNKGTGVHVPGTGSDKRLKGDKEKAIEQSQKKKRLCRGCGELGYHDIRNCPHKVKENCKL